In a single window of the Luteibacter rhizovicinus DSM 16549 genome:
- the aroQ gene encoding type II 3-dehydroquinate dehydratase, translating to MARILVLHGPNLNLLGVREPSVYGHETLSDINVSLQARAQAAGHELSWFQSNAEHELIARIHQARDEGVAWILINPAAFTHTSIAIRDALAGVSIPFIEIHLSNPHAREAFRHHSYLSDLATGVICGFGGDSYRLALEATLLRLAVPAA from the coding sequence GTGGCCAGGATCCTCGTCCTGCACGGACCCAACCTCAATTTGCTCGGCGTGCGCGAACCGTCGGTCTACGGGCATGAGACCCTCTCCGACATCAATGTCTCGCTGCAGGCCCGCGCCCAGGCGGCCGGCCACGAACTGAGCTGGTTCCAGTCCAACGCCGAGCACGAGTTGATCGCCCGCATCCATCAGGCACGCGACGAAGGCGTCGCCTGGATCCTGATCAACCCGGCTGCGTTCACGCACACGTCCATTGCCATCCGCGACGCCCTTGCCGGCGTGTCGATCCCGTTCATCGAGATCCACCTGTCCAATCCGCATGCGCGCGAGGCGTTCCGCCATCACTCGTATCTGTCCGACCTGGCCACCGGCGTGATCTGCGGCTTTGGCGGTGACAGCTACCGCCTGGCGCTAGAAGCCACCCTGCTCCGCCTGGCGGTGCCCGCGGCCTGA
- a CDS encoding glutathione S-transferase produces MSYKLYYWTGLQGRGEFVRLCLEDVGADYTDVARIEGDDVMTPFLDGEHQGAVPYAPPFLTSGRLVIAQVANILQYLGPRHGLVPEGEAKRLHAHQLELTISDLVAEVHDTHHPVASELYYEDQKAEAKKRSKDFRENRIPKFLDYFEKTIERGGGRFPLREHSYVDLSLFQVMSGLAYAFPKAMAKQKLPLLRDLQKRVADRPNISAYLSSERRIPFNTTGIFRHYPELDG; encoded by the coding sequence ATGAGCTACAAGCTGTACTACTGGACAGGCTTGCAGGGGCGCGGCGAATTCGTGCGGCTATGCCTGGAAGACGTGGGCGCCGACTATACGGATGTCGCACGCATCGAGGGCGACGACGTCATGACGCCCTTCCTCGACGGCGAACACCAGGGCGCCGTTCCCTACGCCCCACCTTTCCTCACGTCCGGCCGGCTGGTCATCGCACAGGTGGCGAACATCCTGCAGTACCTCGGCCCCCGTCACGGGCTGGTCCCCGAGGGCGAGGCAAAGCGCCTGCATGCCCACCAGCTCGAACTCACGATCAGCGACCTCGTGGCCGAGGTGCACGACACACACCACCCGGTGGCCTCGGAGCTGTACTACGAAGACCAGAAGGCCGAAGCGAAAAAACGCTCGAAGGACTTCCGGGAAAATCGCATCCCCAAGTTCCTGGATTACTTCGAGAAGACCATCGAACGCGGCGGCGGAAGGTTCCCGCTACGCGAGCACTCCTATGTCGACCTCTCGCTGTTCCAGGTCATGTCCGGTCTGGCATACGCGTTTCCCAAGGCGATGGCGAAGCAGAAGCTACCCCTGCTCCGCGACCTGCAAAAGCGCGTGGCGGACCGACCGAATATCTCGGCTTACCTGTCGTCGGAGCGGCGGATACCGTTCAACACGACGGGGATCTTCCGCCATTACCCCGAACTGGACGGCTGA
- the prmA gene encoding 50S ribosomal protein L11 methyltransferase, producing MPWLELSLTIRAAEQPRVETALEDLGALSITLQDADAETPDEEAIFEPGVGELPLWNQIVLNALFDADADKRGLTAAIADDLPFIEPAQITWRVVDDQDWTRAWMDQFKPMPFGRRLWVYPWNIEPPVEGDIVVVRLDPGLAFGTGTHPTTAMCLEWLDGQQMADKLVLDYGCGSGILAIAALKLGAARAVGIDNDPQALISSHDNAERNGVHADLAVYLPGEAPTELADVLVANILAGPLGELAPTFAAAVKPGAPFALSGILHGQHEELLVRYAEWFEDLEVRTLEDWVRISGRRRS from the coding sequence ATGCCCTGGCTCGAACTCTCCCTGACGATCCGCGCCGCCGAGCAGCCGCGAGTCGAAACCGCTCTCGAAGACCTGGGCGCGCTGTCCATCACCCTTCAGGATGCCGACGCTGAAACACCTGACGAAGAGGCCATCTTCGAGCCCGGCGTGGGTGAACTTCCGTTGTGGAACCAGATCGTCCTGAACGCCTTGTTCGACGCCGATGCCGACAAGCGCGGACTCACGGCCGCCATCGCCGACGACCTGCCCTTCATCGAGCCAGCGCAGATCACATGGCGTGTGGTCGACGACCAGGACTGGACGCGCGCCTGGATGGACCAGTTCAAACCGATGCCCTTCGGTCGACGCCTCTGGGTCTATCCCTGGAATATCGAGCCGCCGGTGGAGGGCGACATCGTCGTCGTCCGCCTCGACCCCGGCCTGGCCTTCGGCACGGGCACGCACCCGACCACCGCGATGTGCCTGGAGTGGCTGGATGGCCAGCAGATGGCCGACAAGCTGGTTCTCGACTACGGCTGCGGCTCCGGCATCCTTGCGATCGCGGCACTGAAGTTGGGCGCCGCCCGCGCCGTCGGCATCGACAACGATCCGCAAGCGCTCATTTCCTCGCACGACAACGCCGAGCGTAACGGCGTGCATGCGGATCTGGCCGTCTATCTGCCGGGCGAGGCGCCGACCGAGCTCGCCGATGTGCTTGTCGCGAATATCCTCGCAGGGCCGCTGGGTGAGCTTGCCCCGACCTTTGCCGCCGCCGTGAAGCCGGGTGCACCGTTCGCGCTGTCGGGCATCCTTCATGGGCAGCACGAGGAATTGCTGGTGCGCTATGCGGAATGGTTCGAGGATCTCGAAGTGCGCACGCTGGAAGACTGGGTGCGCATCAGCGGTCGTCGCCGTAGCTGA
- a CDS encoding LysR family transcriptional regulator: MRQLRAFLAVAHHRHFRRAAEALHLTQPAVSRLIADLEAELDVRLFDRSTREVVPTEAGRYLEQAAARVLDELDGVLTHVRTQSDPLRGRVRLAAVPTLSAGLVPPCIARCAIDHPAIEIILRDQNQAQVLDAVRGGEVDFGLTVEPATPEEFDTETILRDPFRVVCRADHPFASQRHVSWTRLGHEPLILLDYASGSRRLIDAAFAARGIPMQVTLEVGHPHTAFRMVEAGLGVTVTPALSLDALRPGLVAVNVSPEVVREVTLLRRRARSLSPPAQTVWNAFRDVALTLA, translated from the coding sequence ATGCGCCAGCTTCGCGCCTTCCTCGCCGTGGCCCATCACCGGCACTTCCGCCGTGCCGCGGAGGCGTTGCACCTGACCCAGCCTGCGGTCAGCCGCCTGATTGCCGACCTCGAAGCCGAGCTCGACGTGCGTCTTTTCGACCGCAGTACGCGCGAGGTCGTGCCGACCGAGGCCGGCCGTTACCTCGAACAGGCCGCCGCCCGTGTGCTAGACGAGCTGGACGGCGTCCTGACGCACGTAAGGACGCAGTCCGACCCCCTGCGCGGCCGTGTACGCCTGGCCGCCGTCCCGACGCTATCGGCCGGTCTCGTGCCCCCGTGCATCGCGCGATGCGCGATCGACCACCCGGCCATCGAGATCATCCTGCGCGACCAGAACCAGGCGCAGGTGCTGGATGCGGTCCGCGGCGGCGAAGTGGACTTCGGACTTACGGTCGAGCCGGCTACGCCCGAAGAGTTCGATACCGAAACGATCCTGCGCGATCCGTTTCGCGTGGTCTGTCGCGCCGACCACCCATTCGCGAGCCAACGCCACGTCAGCTGGACACGCCTCGGGCACGAGCCGCTGATCCTGCTCGACTACGCCTCGGGCTCGCGCCGGCTGATCGACGCCGCCTTCGCCGCGCGGGGCATTCCGATGCAGGTGACACTCGAGGTGGGTCATCCGCACACCGCTTTCCGGATGGTGGAGGCAGGCCTTGGCGTCACGGTCACGCCAGCGCTGTCGCTGGATGCCTTGCGCCCCGGCCTCGTCGCCGTGAACGTGTCGCCCGAGGTCGTCCGCGAGGTCACGCTGCTGCGTCGGCGCGCACGGTCGCTTTCACCCCCCGCGCAGACCGTGTGGAATGCGTTCCGCGACGTCGCGCTCACGTTGGCTTGA
- a CDS encoding bile acid:sodium symporter family protein: protein MRRFLPDGFTLSLIGTVLLASFLPCRGATAEVFGGLTDVAIALLFFLHGAKLSREAVVAGMTHWRLHLTVLASTFLLFPLLGLLLKPVLSPLVSPDLYLGILFLCTLPSTVQSSIAFTSMARGNVPAAIVSASASSMLGIFITPLLVGVMIAGSGQGGLSWHAIGAIVLQLFVPFVAGQIAQRWIGGWVRKHAVLLTFVDRGSILLVVYTAFSAAVLQGLWKQLPLPVLGGLVVVNVVLLACALLATRYGARALGFAREDEITIVFCGSKKSLASGVPMAKVLFAGHPLGLIVLPIMLFHQIQLMTCAVLARRYALRGIAAEAAPTTVAS from the coding sequence ATGCGCCGCTTCCTTCCCGACGGATTCACTCTTTCGCTGATTGGCACCGTGCTGCTGGCGAGCTTTCTTCCCTGCCGCGGCGCGACGGCCGAGGTCTTCGGTGGGCTGACGGACGTCGCCATCGCCCTGCTGTTCTTCCTGCATGGCGCCAAGCTGTCGCGTGAGGCGGTGGTGGCGGGCATGACCCACTGGCGGCTGCACCTCACCGTGCTCGCCAGCACGTTCCTCCTGTTCCCGTTGCTGGGGCTGCTGCTCAAGCCCGTGCTTTCGCCCCTGGTGTCCCCGGATCTGTACCTTGGCATCCTGTTCCTGTGCACCTTGCCGTCGACCGTGCAGTCGTCGATCGCGTTCACCTCGATGGCGCGGGGCAACGTGCCGGCTGCCATCGTGTCGGCATCCGCGTCGAGCATGCTCGGTATCTTCATCACGCCCCTGCTGGTCGGCGTGATGATCGCGGGCTCGGGGCAGGGTGGGTTGTCATGGCATGCCATCGGCGCGATCGTGCTGCAGCTGTTCGTGCCTTTCGTGGCCGGCCAGATCGCTCAGCGCTGGATCGGCGGTTGGGTGCGCAAGCACGCCGTGCTGCTGACCTTCGTCGATCGCGGATCGATCCTGCTGGTGGTCTATACCGCTTTCAGCGCGGCGGTTTTGCAAGGCCTGTGGAAGCAGTTGCCGCTGCCGGTGCTGGGCGGACTGGTCGTCGTCAACGTGGTGCTGCTGGCCTGCGCCCTGCTGGCGACGCGTTACGGTGCGCGTGCCCTGGGCTTCGCTCGCGAGGATGAAATCACCATCGTGTTCTGCGGCTCGAAGAAGAGCCTGGCCTCAGGCGTGCCGATGGCGAAGGTGCTGTTCGCCGGGCATCCGCTGGGGCTGATCGTGTTGCCGATCATGCTGTTCCATCAGATCCAGCTGATGACGTGCGCGGTGCTGGCGCGCAGGTATGCGCTGCGAGGAATCGCCGCTGAAGCGGCTCCCACAACGGTCGCCTCGTAG
- the accB gene encoding acetyl-CoA carboxylase biotin carboxyl carrier protein produces MDLRKIKKLIDLLEESNLAELEIKEGEEVVRLSRVPKGTAAPQMYAAPMQQVAPVAAAPVAVAPAAAAPVETGLPAGHVTKAPMVGTFYASSTPGAPAFATVGKQVKAGETLGIIEAMKMFNQIEADVSGTVVAVLVENGQPVEFDEPMFVIA; encoded by the coding sequence ATGGACCTGCGCAAGATCAAGAAACTCATCGACCTGCTCGAGGAATCGAACCTCGCCGAGCTGGAAATCAAGGAAGGCGAAGAAGTCGTACGCCTGTCCCGCGTGCCGAAGGGCACCGCTGCGCCGCAGATGTACGCCGCCCCGATGCAGCAAGTCGCTCCGGTGGCCGCCGCTCCCGTCGCCGTCGCGCCCGCCGCCGCTGCACCGGTCGAAACCGGTCTCCCGGCTGGCCACGTGACCAAGGCGCCGATGGTCGGCACCTTCTACGCCTCGTCGACGCCGGGCGCCCCGGCGTTCGCCACGGTCGGCAAGCAGGTCAAGGCAGGTGAAACGCTGGGCATCATCGAAGCGATGAAGATGTTCAACCAGATCGAGGCCGACGTCTCGGGCACCGTCGTCGCTGTCCTGGTCGAGAACGGCCAGCCGGTCGAATTCGACGAACCCATGTTCGTCATCGCCTGA
- the accC gene encoding acetyl-CoA carboxylase biotin carboxylase subunit: protein MLEKVVIANRGEIALRVLRACHALGIKTVAVHSTVDRNLKHVGLADESVCIGPGPSADSYLNIPRIIAAAEITDAQAIHPGYGFLSENANFAEQVETSGFIFIGPTADVIRLMGDKVEAIRAMKAAGVPCVPGSGGPLGDDTDENIRIAREIGYPVIIKASGGGGGRGMRVVRTEAHLANSIVMTKQEAKAAFSNDQVYMEKFLENPRHVEIQVLADGQGNAIHLGERDCSMQRRHQKVVEEAPAPGITPEMRAQIGKVCVDACLRIGYRGAGTFEFLFEGGRFYFIEMNTRIQVEHPVTELVTGIDLVREQLLIAGGEKLSIRQEDIVFTGHAIECRVNAEDPDTFMPSPGTVKRFEAPGGPGVRVDTHLYDGYRIPPNYDSMIGKIIVHGPDRATAIARMRMALNETVIEGVKCNIPLQQRIMADVGFQQGGQNIHYLEKRMAEQKETPPPV from the coding sequence ATGCTCGAGAAGGTAGTCATCGCCAACCGCGGCGAAATCGCGCTGCGGGTGCTGCGCGCGTGCCACGCGCTCGGCATCAAGACGGTCGCGGTGCACTCCACCGTGGATCGCAACCTCAAGCACGTCGGCCTGGCCGACGAATCGGTATGCATCGGCCCGGGTCCCTCGGCCGACAGCTACCTCAACATTCCCCGGATCATCGCCGCCGCCGAGATCACCGACGCCCAGGCGATCCATCCGGGCTACGGCTTCCTCTCGGAGAACGCCAACTTCGCCGAACAGGTCGAGACCTCGGGCTTCATCTTCATCGGCCCGACCGCCGATGTGATCCGCCTGATGGGCGACAAGGTCGAAGCCATCCGCGCCATGAAGGCGGCCGGCGTGCCGTGCGTGCCCGGCTCGGGCGGCCCGTTGGGCGACGACACCGACGAGAACATCCGCATCGCCCGTGAGATCGGCTACCCGGTCATCATCAAGGCGTCGGGCGGCGGCGGTGGTCGCGGTATGCGCGTCGTGCGCACTGAGGCCCACCTCGCCAACTCCATCGTCATGACGAAGCAGGAAGCCAAGGCGGCTTTCAGCAACGATCAGGTCTACATGGAGAAGTTCCTGGAGAATCCGCGCCACGTGGAGATCCAGGTGCTTGCCGACGGCCAGGGCAATGCGATCCACCTCGGTGAACGCGACTGCTCCATGCAGCGCCGCCACCAGAAGGTTGTCGAAGAAGCACCGGCGCCCGGCATCACCCCGGAAATGCGCGCCCAGATCGGCAAGGTCTGCGTCGACGCCTGCCTGCGCATCGGTTATCGCGGCGCAGGCACCTTCGAATTCCTGTTCGAGGGCGGCCGCTTCTACTTCATCGAGATGAACACCCGTATCCAGGTGGAGCATCCGGTGACCGAGCTGGTGACCGGCATCGACCTCGTTCGCGAGCAGTTGCTCATCGCTGGCGGCGAGAAGCTCTCGATCCGCCAGGAAGACATCGTGTTCACCGGTCACGCCATCGAGTGCCGCGTGAATGCCGAGGATCCCGACACCTTCATGCCGAGCCCCGGCACGGTGAAGCGTTTCGAGGCGCCGGGTGGCCCGGGCGTACGCGTCGACACCCATCTCTACGATGGCTACCGCATCCCGCCGAACTACGATTCGATGATCGGCAAGATCATCGTGCACGGCCCGGATCGTGCCACCGCCATCGCGCGCATGCGCATGGCGTTGAACGAGACCGTGATCGAAGGCGTGAAGTGCAATATCCCGCTGCAGCAGCGCATCATGGCCGACGTCGGTTTCCAGCAGGGTGGACAGAACATCCACTATCTGGAAAAGCGCATGGCGGAGCAGAAAGAAACGCCGCCTCCGGTGTGA
- a CDS encoding DUF2782 domain-containing protein, whose translation MNRTHALVAALALALALPVAAQTATDPKLTPLPPPPGLNDPGVKAGEPDRSGQKPIPRPVTYDEAQDGRTTPATSDAQGAPRSPVALPSMQDNGSNAPAQEIPQVTIRQQGDDQVQEFRSGGKLTMIVVTPKHGVPQTYMADPEGKLHDPKNGPVDPVYYKVYEWGAAPKPVDSN comes from the coding sequence ATGAACCGCACGCACGCCCTCGTTGCCGCGCTCGCCCTGGCGCTGGCACTCCCCGTGGCCGCCCAGACCGCTACGGACCCGAAGCTGACGCCGCTGCCGCCTCCGCCGGGACTGAACGATCCGGGCGTCAAGGCAGGCGAGCCGGATCGCTCCGGGCAGAAGCCGATTCCCCGCCCGGTGACCTATGACGAGGCCCAGGACGGTCGCACCACGCCCGCCACGTCGGATGCCCAGGGAGCACCGCGCTCACCGGTCGCCTTGCCCTCCATGCAGGACAACGGCAGCAATGCCCCCGCTCAGGAGATCCCCCAGGTGACGATCCGCCAGCAGGGCGACGACCAGGTTCAGGAATTTCGTTCGGGCGGCAAGCTGACGATGATCGTGGTGACGCCGAAGCATGGCGTGCCGCAGACCTATATGGCCGATCCCGAAGGCAAACTGCACGACCCCAAGAACGGCCCCGTCGATCCGGTCTATTACAAGGTTTACGAGTGGGGTGCGGCACCCAAGCCGGTCGACTCGAACTGA
- a CDS encoding helix-turn-helix domain-containing protein — protein MQSALSECVSRTVRRYLADIGDTEGGEGLHALVIREVEGPLLREVLAFHEGNQSRAAVALGINRATLRKKLAAHGIS, from the coding sequence ATGCAGAGTGCCCTCAGCGAATGCGTCAGCCGCACCGTCCGTCGTTACCTGGCGGATATCGGCGATACGGAAGGCGGCGAAGGTCTTCACGCCCTGGTGATCCGTGAAGTCGAAGGCCCCCTGTTGCGTGAAGTGCTCGCTTTCCACGAAGGCAACCAGAGCCGCGCCGCCGTCGCCCTCGGCATCAACCGTGCCACCCTGCGCAAGAAGCTGGCCGCCCACGGCATTTCCTAA
- the purH gene encoding bifunctional phosphoribosylaminoimidazolecarboxamide formyltransferase/IMP cyclohydrolase, with amino-acid sequence MPTPDLVSVRRALVSVSDKQGLTELARRLVAANVDILSTGGSAKALRDAGIPVRDVGDLTGFPEIMDGRVKTLHPRVHGGLLGRRGTDDAVMAEHGIVPIDLLVLNLYPFERTVADPTCTLENAIENIDIGGPAMLRAAAKNWNDVAVLTDPAQYEGALAEIETKGGLSRATRFKLSVAAFNRVSNYDAAISDYLSGVTLDQTHTAVASHAEFPEQSNGRFVKVMDLRYGENPHQAGAFYRDLYPAPGTLATFRQLQGKELSFNNIADADAAWECVRQFDAPACVIVKHANPCGVAVAADPLAAYELAYATDPTSAFGGIIAFNRPLDAETAKAILKRQFVEVLIAPVVDAGAVEEATKKANVRVLEIPLGEGRNTHDIKRVGSGLLVQTADDRQVQRDELKVVSKRQPTSAELDDLLFAWRVAKMVKSNAIVYARDNRTVGIGAGQMSRVVSAKIAGLKAEEAGLVVPGSAMASDAFFPFRDGIDAAAAAGIRAVIQPGGSMRDSEVIAAADEHDMAMVFTGVRHFRH; translated from the coding sequence ATGCCCACGCCCGATCTCGTTTCCGTCCGCCGCGCGCTCGTCAGCGTTTCCGACAAGCAGGGCCTGACCGAACTCGCCCGACGCCTCGTCGCGGCCAACGTCGACATCCTCTCCACGGGCGGCTCCGCGAAAGCACTGCGCGATGCCGGCATCCCGGTGCGCGATGTCGGCGATCTCACCGGCTTCCCCGAGATCATGGACGGGCGCGTGAAGACGCTGCATCCGCGCGTGCATGGTGGCCTGCTCGGCCGTCGTGGCACCGACGACGCGGTCATGGCCGAACACGGCATCGTCCCGATCGATCTTCTCGTGCTGAACCTCTATCCGTTCGAACGCACCGTGGCCGATCCGACGTGCACGCTGGAGAACGCGATCGAGAACATCGACATCGGCGGTCCTGCGATGCTCCGCGCGGCAGCGAAGAACTGGAACGATGTCGCCGTCCTCACCGATCCGGCACAGTACGAAGGCGCGCTGGCCGAGATCGAAACCAAGGGCGGGCTTTCGCGCGCAACGCGTTTCAAGCTCTCGGTCGCCGCGTTCAATCGCGTCTCCAACTATGACGCGGCGATCAGCGACTATCTCTCGGGCGTCACGCTCGACCAGACGCACACGGCCGTCGCCTCGCACGCCGAATTCCCGGAGCAGTCCAACGGCCGTTTCGTGAAGGTGATGGATCTGCGCTACGGCGAAAACCCGCACCAGGCCGGCGCGTTCTACCGTGACCTGTATCCCGCGCCGGGCACGCTGGCAACCTTCCGTCAGCTGCAGGGCAAGGAACTCTCCTTCAACAACATCGCCGATGCCGATGCGGCGTGGGAATGCGTGCGCCAGTTCGACGCGCCAGCCTGCGTCATCGTCAAGCATGCCAATCCCTGCGGCGTCGCCGTCGCCGCCGACCCCCTCGCGGCCTATGAACTCGCGTACGCCACCGACCCCACCTCGGCCTTCGGCGGCATCATCGCTTTCAACCGCCCGCTGGATGCGGAAACGGCGAAGGCGATCCTCAAGCGCCAGTTCGTCGAAGTGTTGATTGCGCCGGTCGTCGATGCCGGCGCCGTCGAGGAAGCGACGAAGAAGGCCAACGTGCGCGTGCTCGAGATCCCGCTGGGTGAAGGCCGCAACACGCACGATATCAAGCGCGTCGGCTCCGGCCTGCTCGTGCAGACCGCGGACGATCGCCAGGTGCAGCGCGACGAACTCAAGGTCGTCAGCAAGCGCCAGCCGACGTCCGCCGAACTCGATGACCTCCTGTTCGCCTGGCGCGTCGCCAAGATGGTCAAATCCAACGCCATCGTCTATGCCCGCGACAACCGCACCGTGGGTATCGGCGCCGGCCAGATGAGCCGCGTGGTCAGCGCGAAGATCGCCGGCCTCAAGGCCGAGGAAGCCGGCCTCGTGGTGCCGGGCAGCGCGATGGCGTCCGACGCGTTCTTCCCGTTCCGTGACGGCATCGATGCCGCTGCGGCGGCCGGCATTCGTGCCGTGATCCAGCCGGGTGGTTCGATGCGCGATAGCGAAGTGATTGCCGCTGCGGATGAGCACGATATGGCGATGGTCTTTACCGGCGTTCGCCACTTCCGCCACTAA
- a CDS encoding DUF1415 domain-containing protein yields MDGLPTPDEAIARSQAWLEKAVIGLNLCPFAKAVHKKGQVRYVVSAATQPLELLDDLKRELEHLRDVSPEVTDTTLLIHPGVLGDFDDFNEFLEVADLAVDDLGLDGDIQVASFHPDFQFEGTGPDDITNYTNRSPYPTLHLLREDSIDKAVAAFPEASTIFEANMATLDELGIEGWKKLFPEG; encoded by the coding sequence ATGGATGGTCTGCCGACCCCCGACGAAGCGATCGCACGCAGCCAGGCATGGCTGGAGAAGGCCGTGATCGGCCTCAACCTGTGCCCGTTCGCCAAGGCCGTGCACAAGAAAGGCCAGGTCCGTTACGTGGTCAGCGCCGCCACCCAGCCGTTGGAACTGCTCGACGATCTCAAGCGGGAACTCGAACACCTGCGCGACGTGAGTCCCGAGGTGACCGATACCACGCTGCTTATCCACCCCGGCGTGCTGGGCGACTTCGATGACTTCAACGAGTTTCTTGAAGTAGCCGACCTGGCCGTCGATGACCTTGGGCTCGACGGCGACATCCAGGTGGCCAGCTTCCACCCTGACTTCCAGTTCGAGGGCACCGGTCCCGACGACATCACCAACTACACCAATCGTTCGCCCTACCCGACCCTGCACCTCCTCCGCGAGGACAGCATCGACAAGGCCGTGGCCGCTTTCCCCGAGGCCTCGACGATTTTCGAAGCGAACATGGCGACGTTGGATGAGCTGGGTATCGAGGGCTGGAAGAAGCTGTTCCCGGAGGGGTGA
- a CDS encoding TlpA family protein disulfide reductase, translated as MTRGPTFWIVVLAILGATGGLWVEHRRLHPPPPPGVTVADIGDPAPEASFVTVEGKARQLSDWHGKRVLINYWASWCGPCRQEMPLLDAAYSRYRDRSIVVLGLAEDTATGVRGYLARRPVSYPIMLVDADAPGGSLSLGNTRRVLPYSVLIGEDGRILRRKVGTFTGPELDEWLAPAR; from the coding sequence ATGACACGCGGCCCGACCTTCTGGATCGTCGTACTGGCGATCCTCGGGGCGACGGGCGGATTGTGGGTCGAGCACCGGCGCCTGCATCCGCCACCGCCCCCAGGCGTGACGGTGGCCGACATCGGCGACCCGGCACCGGAAGCCAGCTTCGTGACCGTCGAAGGTAAGGCACGTCAGCTGTCGGACTGGCACGGCAAACGCGTGCTCATCAATTACTGGGCGAGCTGGTGCGGGCCGTGCAGGCAGGAGATGCCCCTGCTCGACGCGGCGTATTCGCGCTACCGGGACCGCAGCATCGTGGTGCTCGGGCTGGCCGAAGACACGGCAACCGGCGTCCGCGGTTATCTCGCCCGGCGGCCGGTGAGCTACCCCATCATGCTCGTGGATGCCGACGCGCCCGGCGGGTCCCTCTCGCTCGGCAATACGCGTCGCGTCCTGCCCTATAGCGTCCTGATCGGTGAAGACGGGCGTATCCTGCGCCGCAAAGTGGGCACGTTTACCGGGCCCGAACTCGACGAATGGCTCGCCCCCGCACGATGA
- a CDS encoding zinc-ribbon and DUF3426 domain-containing protein produces the protein MYTQCPECLTVYKLEAELLVPACGCVRCGHCEGVFNALGTLAAQLPPEPFTRLPERALDQEPPLADVAVFRPRPVPRLPDDVSGEPTHDEAPAEDFSQLTFTPKFAKTRRRSWQSAIWVTVCLTLMLGLGAQLAWAKRDSLIADPTIGPALQAGCSVVGCRLPLVAEPTRLRLLARDVEQHPAVRDGLLITASVRNDASFAQPYPVVTIVLSDANGQRLAMRRFEPADYVGDPGVRARGLDGGATTAMVFEVQDPGQRAVAFAFSFD, from the coding sequence ATGTATACGCAGTGTCCCGAGTGCCTCACCGTCTACAAACTGGAAGCCGAGCTTCTGGTGCCGGCGTGCGGCTGCGTGCGCTGCGGCCACTGCGAGGGCGTCTTCAACGCCCTTGGCACGCTTGCCGCACAACTGCCACCGGAGCCCTTCACGCGCCTTCCGGAACGGGCACTCGACCAGGAACCACCCCTCGCCGACGTGGCCGTCTTCCGGCCACGCCCGGTGCCGCGCCTGCCCGATGACGTCAGCGGCGAGCCGACTCACGACGAGGCGCCCGCTGAGGATTTCTCCCAGCTGACCTTCACGCCGAAGTTCGCCAAGACACGTCGACGCTCCTGGCAGAGCGCCATCTGGGTGACCGTCTGCCTCACGCTGATGCTCGGCCTGGGTGCCCAGCTCGCCTGGGCCAAGCGCGACTCGCTCATCGCCGACCCGACCATCGGCCCAGCGCTGCAAGCCGGCTGCTCCGTCGTCGGCTGTCGCCTGCCCCTGGTGGCCGAACCGACACGCCTGCGCCTGCTCGCTCGTGACGTCGAGCAGCATCCGGCCGTGCGTGACGGCCTGCTGATCACTGCGAGCGTACGAAACGATGCGTCGTTCGCGCAGCCTTATCCCGTCGTCACCATCGTGCTTTCGGATGCCAATGGCCAGCGCCTGGCCATGCGCCGCTTCGAACCCGCCGACTATGTCGGTGACCCCGGCGTGCGTGCACGCGGGCTGGATGGCGGGGCCACGACGGCGATGGTGTTCGAGGTGCAAGACCCGGGCCAGCGGGCCGTCGCCTTCGCATTCAGCTTCGATTGA